Part of the Cellulomonas taurus genome, CCTGGTCGGCGGGGTGGAGCGCGGCGAGCTCGTCGTCGAGTTCCAGCCGGTCACCTCCGTCGCCACGCACGACGTGATGGGCGCGGAGGCGCTGGTCCGGTGGCGGCACCCCGTGCACGGGCTGCTCGGACCCGCCGCGTTCGTGCCCGCCGCGGAACGGACCGGTCTGATCCGCCCGGTCACGCTCGCGGTGATCGACACCGCTCTGCGGTGGTGTGCGACCTGGCGGGAGAGCTCGCCCGAGTTCACCGTCGCCGTCAACGTCTCGGCCCACGACCTGCACGACCCGCGGCTGGTGGACGACGTTCGCGCCGCGCTCGACCGGCACGCCCTGCCCGCCTCCGCCCTCACGTTGGAGGTCACCGAGACGATGGCGATGCGCGACGTGCCGCGCGGGGAGCGGACGCTGCGGGCACTGGCCACGCTGGGTGTGCAGCTGGCAGTGGACGACTACGGGGTCGGCTACGGCTCGTTGAACTACCTGCGACGGCTGCCGTTCACCGTGTTGAAGGTGGACCGTACGTTCGTCGCCCCAGCGACCACCGACTCGGTGTGCGCGGCGATCCTGCGCTCGACCGTCGCGCTCGGGCACGCGCTGGGCATGCACGTCGTCGCCGAGGGGGTGGAGGACCACGCGACCTTCGCGCTGCTGGCGGAGCTGGGGTGCGACTCGGCCCAGGGCTGGGCGCTCGGGCGGCCCACGACGCCGCAGGCGTTCTCCCGTCACCTCGTCGGCGGGCCGGCGGCGTCGATGGTCTCCGCGCTCGACGGACCGAACGGAAGCTGAGGCGCTGGAGCGTCACGTCGAGACCGGGCGGCGCCACCGTCAGGGAATCGTGAGCATGCGCCGTCCTGCCGCACGGAAGACGTCAGGACTGGCTCCGTCGCGCTGTCGCGGGTGTCTGATCGAGGCAGGACGCTCCGTTCGACCCGGTCGCCTCGACCGGCCACGGCACCGTCCGTCGGAGCCGATGGAGGCACGCCATGGTGGAGAACGAGTCGGGGCAGCACACCGGTCGGGATGCGCGGCACCAAGGACGGCAGCGCGCGATCGTCGCGTTCGCCCTCATCGTGCCACTGGTCGCCGCGGGGGCCCTGCATCTGGCCGGTGACCACGTGACTGCGGCGGTGGGCGCGCTGGTGCTGACGCTGGTCGTGGTCGGCGCTGCGGCCTCCGGACTCCGTACCGCGGGCGTCCTGGCGGCGGTGTCGGCCAGCGCGTGGTTCGACTTCTTCCTCACCGAGCCGCGGTGGAGTTTCACGGTGTTCGACCGCGACGAGGTCGAGATCGCCGTGCTGCTGCTCGTCGTCGGCCTGGTGGTGACCGAGGTGGCCCTGTGGGGTCGTCGTCAGCAGGACCGAGCGAGTCGTCGCGCCGGCTACCTCGACGGCGTGCTGAGCACCGCGGATCTCGTCGCGCTCCCGGACACCTCACCCGACATGCTGGTCGCACGGGTGGCGGAGCGGATCACCGACCTGCTCGGCGTCGACGACTGCCGGTTCGAGGGCGCCGATCGGCGCGCCCGGTCGACGACCCTCATGCATCGGGACGGTGCGGTCACCCAGTGCGGCAACCGGGTCGACGTGGACCGGCACGGGCTGCCGACCGACGATCTGATCGTGCTGCCGGTCGAGCGCGCCGGCACCGAGCAGGGCAGGTTCGTGCTGACCTCGTCGACCCAGCACGTCCGACCGACCACCGAGCAGCGCAGGATCGCGGTGACGTTGGCGGACCAGGTCGGCGCCCGGCTGGCGCTGGGTGTCCCGGCGTCGCGCCAGGTCCGGGTGCCCGGGCGCTGAGTCCCCGGCGAGCGAGCGACGCGACGATCGCGCCGGACGTCCCGGGAACGACGGTCCCCGAGCGCCCGGCGTGATCCGCCGTCGGTCGCTTCACGCCGAGCGCGGCCGCTCGCTCCCCCGGTACACGAACGTCGCGGTCGCGGCGCGCAGGTCGGCGGACATCCGGGCGAGGTCGCTGACCGCCGCACCGATCTGCTGCACGCTCTGGGTCGACGCGTCGGCGGCCGACGCGACGCCGGTGATGTTGTGCGCGATCTCCCCGGACCCGGAGGCGGCCTCGGCCACCGACCGGGACATCTCCGTGGTGGTCGCGGTCTGCTCCTCCACCGCGCTGGCGATGGTCAGCTGGTAGTCGTTGATCGAGGCGATGATCTGTGAGATCTCCGCGATGGCGGTCACCGCGGCGCCGGTGTCGTGCTGGATCGCCTCGACCCGGCGGGCGATGTCCTCGGTGGCCTTGGCGGTCTCCTGCGCCAACTCCTTGACCTCACCGGCGACGACCGCGAAGCCCTTGCCCGCTTCCCCGGCCCGGGCGGCCTCGATGGTCGCGTTCAACGCCAGCAGGTTGGTCTGCTCGGCGATGCTGGTGATGACCTTGACGACGTTGCCGATCTCCGCCGATGAGGTGCCCAGCCGGGCGACCTGGTCGTTGGTGGTCGACGCGACCTCGGTGGCCTGGCTGGCGACCTTGGCCGCCTGGGACGCGTTCTGGGCGATCTCCCGGATGCTGGCGCCCATCTGCTCGGCCCCGGCGGCGACGGTCTGCACATTGCGGGACACCTGCTCCGACGCCGCCGCGACGACCCCTGCCTGCGCGGAGGTCTGCTCGGCACCGGCGGCGACCTCGGAGGCCGAGGCGGTGAGTTCCTCGGCGGCGGAGGCGACGCTCTGGGCGGCCTCGTCGGTCTGGGCGATGGTGCTGCGCAGCGCCGCCTGGGCACTGGTCAGGGACCGCGCCATGCGCCCGAGCTCGTCGTCGGAGTGCGCCACCGGGTCGCGGGTGAGGTCGCCGCCCTCGAGCGCCGAGAGCGACAGCTCGACCTCCCGGACGCTGCGTCGCAGGGCACGCAGGACGACGAAGCAGCCGGCGAAGGACAACGCCAGGGCCGCGGCGAGCGACACCCACAGGATCAGCACACTGCGCTGCTCCAGCCGCGTCCCGGCGGCGTCGGTGCGCTGGCCGATCGCGGCGAGCTCGCTCGCCTCGTCCTCCAGTCCGTCGTTCGCGGCGGTGGCGAGGTCCCGCATGTCCCCCACGACCAGCGAGATCGCGGCGGCGTCGTCGCCGGTGCCCACCAGTGAGCGGACCTGGTCGACGTTGTCGAGGTAGTTGCCGAGCTGCTGCTCGATCTGGGCGAACGCCACGGGGTCGCTCGCCTCCTGCTCATAGGTCGACATGTCGTCGCGGACCGTGGCGACGAACGTCTCCAGGTCGCCGTCGGCCGACTCCTGCTCGTCGGACGGCAGCGACGGCAGGACGGCCACCCGGGCGCGCACCCCGCCGAAGTCCCGGGTGAGCGTGATCAGCTCGGTCAACGGGGTGGTCGACTGCACGTACATCCGTCGCTGCTGGTCGGACAGCTGGCCCAGGCGGTCCGCCGCCATCGCGCTCAGCCCGACCGCCACGGCCGCCAGCAACCCGAGACACGCGCCGATCTTGACTGCGATCGACCGATCCGAAAACCACCTCATGAAAGCTCCCTCGAGATCCCCTGCCGGTGTCGCATCGACCGGCCGGGGCGGCGCGCGAGGAAAGTCGCGGGTTAAAGCAGCACATCGCGCGGGTGAGATGTGCTGCTGTCCGGTGCTGGGAGCCCGCCTCCCTAGACGACGATCAGCTCCGTCCCGTCGGCCGGGTGGTCGGCCAACGCCACCTGGCGGATCGCGGGATCGTCGTAGGTGTTCCAGTAGTAGGTGCCCGTCCGGGACGAGAACAGCCCGGTGTAGATGGTCGTCTCGAACTCGCCGGAGGCCATCGCCGCGCTGCCCTCGACCATCGCGACCTGCTGCAGCGTGTGGAACGCGCGGCTGACGTTCTCCGGCTCGCTGTCCTGCTGCGGGTAGTGCGCGTGGACGTAGGCGGCGCGCACGAACCGCGAGGGCGACGAGTAGTCGCCGGGGATGCCGCGCATCAGCGCGCCCGATCCGAAGGCGCTCAGGTGCGCCCGGCCCAGCACGGTGTCGTCGGGGAAGCCGGGGGCGGTGTTCAGGTAGTTGCGCAGGTTCTCGTGGTGCCAGTCGAAGCCGGGCTGATTGGTCAGCACGTCGACGTCGTCGTCGAAGACCCGCATGCCGTCGGCGGTGTGCTCCACGACGATGGCCCGGGTCGCGTCCCCGATGATCCAGTGCAGCAGGGAGCTGGGGTACCGCTCGTTGATCGGGCGGTCGACGATCACCACCTCCGCGAGCGCCGCCTCGACCTCCTCGACACGCGAGAACTGCGCCGCCACCCACAGCGGGAACTCGACGGCGGCGACGTTCACGGCGCCCCCGGCCGGGCCGGTCGCGTACTGCGCGTAACCGGGGAAGTTGAGCCCCGCGACCGCGAGTCCGGCCTCGTTCCCGCAGTCGAAGTACAGCGGGGTGTCCGCTTCCACGATGCCCATCCCGATCACCGGGTGGCGGATCGTGGTGGTGGCCCCGAAGGGTGAGTGCGGCCGGTACCCGGTGGGTGTGATGACCACCCGCTCGCCGTAGCCGGTGGTCCAGTCGAGGTTCCGTGCCTGGTAGAGGTGTCCCTCGCCGTCGGTGAATCGCACTCCTGTGCACATGGTGTCTGCCCCCCAGCGTCGGCGAGGCGACGGCGACGGTCGACTGCCCCGCATGTCCTGTGCGACGAGCCGGACCGAGGTCCGTGGCTCGATGTGTCCAGCATGCCGCGCGCTGGGAGGGTCGGCATCCCGCTCGGCGCCGACCCTCCCAGCGATCAGTCCTCGTCGGTGGCCGAGGCCGTGGCCAGAAGCTCGGCGAGGTCCGCGGGCCGACTCCACATCGGCCAGTGCCCGGTCGGCAGGTCGACGGTCTGGGCGTGCTCCAGCTTGGCGACCTCGGCGAACATCGGGTGCCCGGACTGGGCGAGCTCCGTCATCTGCGCTCCGGACAGCGAACAGCACACCAGGGTGGTCGGCACGCGCAGGTGGGCGTCGCCGCTGAGCCGCACCGGCTGGCGGAGCACCGGCCCGGGCTGCGGGACGGCGCGGCGGCGGAACTCGGCGAGCATCTGGTCGTCGAGGCCGTCGAGGCTGGCCTGCGCGCGCAACAGGTCTAACGGCGGCAGCGGCAGCTCACCGTCGAGGTCGGGGGCGAAGACGGTCCCGGGCGCCACCGGTCCGCTGTCCACCCAGATCACCCGGGCGACCCGGTTCGCGTGCCGGTCGAGCAGCTGGCTCACCGGGGCGTTCGCCCCGCTGTGCCCGACGATCACCACGGGTCGCTCGGGTGCCGCACCCACCTCGTCCATCAGGGCTTCGATGGCGGCGACCTGGTCGTCCAGGGTGCGGGTGGCCCGCTGCGGGTCCTGCGGGTCGAGGCCGGGCAGGGTGACCGGGACGGCATGGCGGCCGGCGGCGGTCAGGTGGTCCACCACCTGCTCCCAGGCCCAGGCGCCCAACCAGTGGCCGGGGATCAGGAGGAGGGTCGGGTCGTTGGTTCGGTTCGTCATGGGATGAGGGTGGACCGGCGTCAGGACAACGGTGTGTCACCATTTCTGACATGGTTTCTGGACGGCATCCGTGAAGCGGGCCGAACGGTGGCACGCACTGACCGAGATGCTGCGCCGCAGTGGTGCGCGCGGGTGCACGGCCGAGCGGCTGGCCACCGAGTTCGGGGTGTCGGTCAGGACGGTGAAGCGCGACCTGGCGGCCCTGGAGGCGAGCGGTGCGCCGATCTGGTCCCGGCCCGGCCCCGGCGGTGGCTACGGCCTCGCGACGCGGGCGACCTTGCCACCGGTCGCGCTCACCCCTGCCCAGGCGGTCGCCCTGCTCGCCGCCGTGTCGGCTGCCCCCGATGCGCCCTACGCCGATGCCGCCGCGGCCGGGGTGCGCAAGATCCTGGACGTGCTCGACCCGGTCACCCGGACGCGGGCGCGGGCACTCGCCGACCGGGTGTGGGTGAACAGCCCGCCGACCCCGACCCGCGCGGTGCGCTCGGCGCTGGAACAGGCGATGGCCGAGCAGCGCGTGGTGCGGATCCGGTACGTGGCCGGGGACGGGGCGGCGTCCACCCGGGACGTGGAGCCGATCATGTTCGGATCGTCCGGTGGTCGCTGGTACCTGATCGGCTGGTGCCGACTGCGCGAGGGCATCCGCTGGTTCCTGGTGGACCGGGTCGAGCGGGCCAGCGTGACCGCGGACCCGTGCGGCTGCCACGGCATCGAGGAGGTCGGCCCGCCCCCGGTGACCGCCAGGTCGGTGCGGTTCTGACACCGCGCGTCCCATCCGGTCGGGGCGCTCCTTCCGGTGCCGGGGGTTCGACGGGTCAGGCCGCCCGGTAGGCGCGGACGAAGACCTGTGCGCCGTCGGTCATGATCCGCTCCACGGTCGCCGGCTCGGCGCGTCGGCGGGCCGGTTCGTTCAGCACGCGCAGCGTGGTCAGCGCCTGGAAGTGCTCGGCGGCGAGCTCCGGGTCCTCGGTGTCGAGCAGGCCGAGGCGGGCGAAGTGGGCGACCCGTTCGGTCAGCACCCGGGCGTGCGACCGGTCGAGCGGGTGGTCGTCGAGCTCGGGCAGCAGTGGCTCGTTCTCCGCGATCAGCTTGACCGCGGCCACGTAGTCCGAGGACATCAGCAGGGAGCGCCCCAGGTCGACGGCGAAGCCGGTGAGGGCCTGGGCGAGCGCGTCCACGTCCCGGATCTCGGTGCTCGTGAGGTGGTCGTCGGCGAGGGTGCGCAAGGTGGTCAGCGCCGACTCCCCCGCCGCCTCGATCACGTCCAGCAGGAGCCGCCGCTTGTCCCCGTGGTAGTCGTAGACCGTCCGCTTGGACACGCCCGCCCGCGCGGCCACCGCGTCCATGCTCGTGCGTTCGACCCCTGCCTGGACGAACAGTTCCTGGGCCGCGGTCAGGATCGCCGCGCGCTTGTGCGCCTGCCCCTCGCGCACCGGCTTCTCGCTCACCGCCACCATCCCTTCTCCGGGTTCCGACCCCCGACGCTACACCGATGCGTGCAGCACTACACCACACGGTGTAGTGTCGTGATCATGTCAGTCACCCCTTCGTCCCTCCAGGCCCATGCGTTGGTGAAGCGCTACGGGCGCGTGACCGCCGTCGACCAGCTGTCCTTCCAGGTCAGACCGGGCATCGTCACCGGCTTCCTGGGGCCGAACGGGGCGGGCAAGTCGACGACGCTGCGGATGTTCCTCGGATTGGACAAGCCGACCAGCGGCGCGGCGACCGTCGGCGGTCTGCGTGTGCGAGAGGTCGCGCATCCGCTCCGCACCGTCGGCGCGATGCTGGACGCCCGGGCCGTGCACCCCCGCCGCACGGCGGTGGACCATCTCGCCGCGGTGGCTCGCGCCGGAGCCGTGCCGCGCGCCCGGGTCGCCGAGGTGCTGGAGCTGGTCGGGCTCGGCGCGGCCGCGAACCGTCGCGCCGGAGACTTCTCCCTGGGGATGAAGCAGCGGCTGGGCATCGCCACCGCACTGATCGGCGACCCCGGCATCGTGATCTTCGACGAGCCGCTGAACGGCCTGGACCCGGAGGGGATCCGGTGGGCCCGGTCGCTGATGCGCGATCTGGCCGCACAGGGCCGCACCGTGCTGTTCTCCAGCCATCTGATGGGCGAGATGGAACTCACCGCCGACCATCTGATCGTCGTCCACCGCGGACGGCTGCTGGCCGACCAGCCGCTGACCAGCTTCATCACGGACCACACCACCGAGCGGGTCCGGGTGCGCACGCAGGACCGGGACGCCCTGATCTCCGCCCTCGACCGCGCCGGGCTCCGCGCGGCACCCGACCCGTCCAGCGCGGACGGGATCGACGTCCGAGGCACCACCACCGGCCAGGTCGGTCACGTCGCCGCCACCGCCGCCATCGCGCTGTCCGAACTGCGCGCCGTCCGGGAGTCCCTGGAAGACGTGTTCCTCACCATGACCTCGACCCAGCAGGGAGCTGCCTGAGATGGACCTTCTCGCCTCGGAATGGATCAAGGCCCGCAGTATCCGCACCACCTGGATCCTGGCGATCGGCACCGTGCTGGTCACCGTCATGGTCAGCCTGCTGGGGATCAGCGGCCTGCTGGCCGACTGGCAGGCGCGGCTGCCGCAGGACTACGACCCCACCGGCATCAGCTTCAAGGGCATCCTGGTCGGACAGATCCTGATCGCCACCCTCGGCGCCCAGACCTTCACCAGCGAGTACGCGACCGGACAGATCATCACCAGCCTGGCCATCGTCCCCCGCCGGGGCGTGTTGCTGGCCAGCAAGACCGCGATCACCGTGCTGATCGCCCTGGCGACCGCGGTGCTCACCGTGGCCGCCAGTGTCGGCGCGAGCCAGGCGGCCCTCGCCGCCGCCGGGTTGCCGACCGCCGACCTCACCGACCCGGACGCGATCCGGGCGATCCTGTGCGCGGTCGGCTACCTGGTGCTCACGGCGGTGTTCGGCGTCGCCCTGGGCGCCCTCACCCGTTCCTCCTCCGGTGCGCTGGCCGTCGCGGTGAGCGTGGGGCTGCTCGTCCCCGCCCTCGCACCCGGCCTGCCCGGCGTGGTGGGCGAGTTCGCGGGCACCTACTGGCCCACCACCGCCGGTCAGAGCTCCTACACGATCACCGCCGACGGACCGCTGCCCGGAGCTGCCGGACTCGCGGTGATGGCCGTCTTCACGCTCTGGACGACCCTGGCCGCCCAGCTCACGCTCAAGACCCGCGACGCCTGAGGCGCCGGGCGGTCACCTCCCCTCACACCCGCAGCTCGACCCCCGCCATCGCCTCCACCTGCGCCCACACCCGACCCGCCACGTCGGCGCCGGGTGCCGCGGTGCGCTCGGGCGTCGGCAGTCGCACCGGCAGCCCCCGGGTGCCGCCGGCCGGACCGAAGTACTCCCCGCCGCGCGCGGTGGGATCGGTCAGTGCCCGCACCCCTGGCCAGGCGGCCGCGTCCTTGCCCTGCGCCCACGGGGTGTACGGGTTGCGCTGATACGGCGTCGACGCGTCCCGGATCCCGGGCCGCTCCGGGGTGCGGGCGTCGACCCCGACGCCGGGGTGGCTGAGC contains:
- a CDS encoding DUF4118 domain-containing protein; this encodes MVENESGQHTGRDARHQGRQRAIVAFALIVPLVAAGALHLAGDHVTAAVGALVLTLVVVGAAASGLRTAGVLAAVSASAWFDFFLTEPRWSFTVFDRDEVEIAVLLLVVGLVVTEVALWGRRQQDRASRRAGYLDGVLSTADLVALPDTSPDMLVARVAERITDLLGVDDCRFEGADRRARSTTLMHRDGAVTQCGNRVDVDRHGLPTDDLIVLPVERAGTEQGRFVLTSSTQHVRPTTEQRRIAVTLADQVGARLALGVPASRQVRVPGR
- a CDS encoding helix-turn-helix transcriptional regulator — translated: MKRAERWHALTEMLRRSGARGCTAERLATEFGVSVRTVKRDLAALEASGAPIWSRPGPGGGYGLATRATLPPVALTPAQAVALLAAVSAAPDAPYADAAAAGVRKILDVLDPVTRTRARALADRVWVNSPPTPTRAVRSALEQAMAEQRVVRIRYVAGDGAASTRDVEPIMFGSSGGRWYLIGWCRLREGIRWFLVDRVERASVTADPCGCHGIEEVGPPPVTARSVRF
- a CDS encoding ABC transporter ATP-binding protein, with the protein product MSVTPSSLQAHALVKRYGRVTAVDQLSFQVRPGIVTGFLGPNGAGKSTTLRMFLGLDKPTSGAATVGGLRVREVAHPLRTVGAMLDARAVHPRRTAVDHLAAVARAGAVPRARVAEVLELVGLGAAANRRAGDFSLGMKQRLGIATALIGDPGIVIFDEPLNGLDPEGIRWARSLMRDLAAQGRTVLFSSHLMGEMELTADHLIVVHRGRLLADQPLTSFITDHTTERVRVRTQDRDALISALDRAGLRAAPDPSSADGIDVRGTTTGQVGHVAATAAIALSELRAVRESLEDVFLTMTSTQQGAA
- a CDS encoding ABC transporter permease, with protein sequence MDLLASEWIKARSIRTTWILAIGTVLVTVMVSLLGISGLLADWQARLPQDYDPTGISFKGILVGQILIATLGAQTFTSEYATGQIITSLAIVPRRGVLLASKTAITVLIALATAVLTVAASVGASQAALAAAGLPTADLTDPDAIRAILCAVGYLVLTAVFGVALGALTRSSSGALAVAVSVGLLVPALAPGLPGVVGEFAGTYWPTTAGQSSYTITADGPLPGAAGLAVMAVFTLWTTLAAQLTLKTRDA
- the bsh gene encoding choloylglycine hydrolase, with the translated sequence MRFTDGEGHLYQARNLDWTTGYGERVVITPTGYRPHSPFGATTTIRHPVIGMGIVEADTPLYFDCGNEAGLAVAGLNFPGYAQYATGPAGGAVNVAAVEFPLWVAAQFSRVEEVEAALAEVVIVDRPINERYPSSLLHWIIGDATRAIVVEHTADGMRVFDDDVDVLTNQPGFDWHHENLRNYLNTAPGFPDDTVLGRAHLSAFGSGALMRGIPGDYSSPSRFVRAAYVHAHYPQQDSEPENVSRAFHTLQQVAMVEGSAAMASGEFETTIYTGLFSSRTGTYYWNTYDDPAIRQVALADHPADGTELIVV
- a CDS encoding methyl-accepting chemotaxis protein, which encodes MRWFSDRSIAVKIGACLGLLAAVAVGLSAMAADRLGQLSDQQRRMYVQSTTPLTELITLTRDFGGVRARVAVLPSLPSDEQESADGDLETFVATVRDDMSTYEQEASDPVAFAQIEQQLGNYLDNVDQVRSLVGTGDDAAAISLVVGDMRDLATAANDGLEDEASELAAIGQRTDAAGTRLEQRSVLILWVSLAAALALSFAGCFVVLRALRRSVREVELSLSALEGGDLTRDPVAHSDDELGRMARSLTSAQAALRSTIAQTDEAAQSVASAAEELTASASEVAAGAEQTSAQAGVVAAASEQVSRNVQTVAAGAEQMGASIREIAQNASQAAKVASQATEVASTTNDQVARLGTSSAEIGNVVKVITSIAEQTNLLALNATIEAARAGEAGKGFAVVAGEVKELAQETAKATEDIARRVEAIQHDTGAAVTAIAEISQIIASINDYQLTIASAVEEQTATTTEMSRSVAEAASGSGEIAHNITGVASAADASTQSVQQIGAAVSDLARMSADLRAATATFVYRGSERPRSA
- a CDS encoding TetR/AcrR family transcriptional regulator; the protein is MSEKPVREGQAHKRAAILTAAQELFVQAGVERTSMDAVAARAGVSKRTVYDYHGDKRRLLLDVIEAAGESALTTLRTLADDHLTSTEIRDVDALAQALTGFAVDLGRSLLMSSDYVAAVKLIAENEPLLPELDDHPLDRSHARVLTERVAHFARLGLLDTEDPELAAEHFQALTTLRVLNEPARRRAEPATVERIMTDGAQVFVRAYRAA
- a CDS encoding alpha/beta fold hydrolase; this translates as MTNRTNDPTLLLIPGHWLGAWAWEQVVDHLTAAGRHAVPVTLPGLDPQDPQRATRTLDDQVAAIEALMDEVGAAPERPVVIVGHSGANAPVSQLLDRHANRVARVIWVDSGPVAPGTVFAPDLDGELPLPPLDLLRAQASLDGLDDQMLAEFRRRAVPQPGPVLRQPVRLSGDAHLRVPTTLVCCSLSGAQMTELAQSGHPMFAEVAKLEHAQTVDLPTGHWPMWSRPADLAELLATASATDED